A stretch of ANME-2 cluster archaeon DNA encodes these proteins:
- a CDS encoding Zn-ribbon domain-containing OB-fold protein: MTVARFWRKIPNRYNLIGTHCTTCGEHYFPPRQMCPTCRRDGKMEDHKFEGKGKVVTYTVIHTAAKGYEMQTPYNLAIIKLDEGPSLTGQVVCDQNEMEIGMRVRSVFRKLGEESEKGMIYYGTKFIPE; the protein is encoded by the coding sequence ATGACAGTAGCGAGATTCTGGAGAAAGATTCCCAACAGGTATAATCTGATAGGTACCCACTGTACCACCTGTGGAGAACATTATTTCCCGCCAAGGCAGATGTGTCCTACCTGCCGCAGGGATGGAAAAATGGAAGACCACAAGTTCGAGGGTAAAGGCAAAGTTGTTACCTATACTGTTATTCATACTGCCGCCAAGGGCTATGAAATGCAGACACCCTATAACCTGGCGATCATAAAACTGGACGAGGGGCCGTCCCTGACCGGACAGGTGGTATGTGACCAGAACGAAATGGAGATTGGGATGAGGGTCCGCTCAGTGTTCAGGAAACTTGGCGAAGAAAGCGAGAAAGGCATGATCTATTACGGTACGAAGTTCATACCGGAATAG
- a CDS encoding thiolase domain-containing protein, translated as MRDVAIIGIGCTNFGELWDRSFRDLFVEAGVIAIEDAGIQGEEIDSMYVGNMSGGRFVEQEHIGSLIADYAGLASNLHVPATRVEAACASGGLALRQAILSVASGHDNIVVAAGAEKMTDVGMDTATDALAAAADREWEGIMGATFPGLYAMIAKLHMHTYGTTSEQLAAASVKNHHNGTMNPIAQFKNEISIDTVLNSNMVADPLHMFDCSPISDGASAVVVAAADIAKKYTDTPVYVKATTQASGTISLHDRADITTLDATVAAGQRAYKMARMTPDDIDMVEVHDCFSIAEICAIEDLGFFRKGDGGRATEAGDTAIGGRIPVNTSGGLKACGHPVGATGIKQAVEITQQLRGTAGKRQVDGAEVGMTHNVGGSGGTAVVHILSRNR; from the coding sequence ATGAGAGACGTAGCTATTATTGGAATTGGCTGTACTAACTTTGGTGAACTGTGGGACCGTTCCTTCAGGGACCTGTTCGTGGAAGCAGGTGTGATAGCGATCGAGGATGCAGGCATCCAGGGTGAAGAGATTGACAGCATGTATGTTGGTAACATGAGCGGCGGCAGGTTTGTTGAACAGGAACACATAGGCAGTCTCATCGCGGATTATGCCGGGCTAGCCAGTAACCTGCATGTACCTGCTACCAGGGTAGAGGCGGCATGTGCTTCAGGTGGTCTCGCCCTGCGCCAGGCCATTCTTTCCGTAGCTTCCGGACATGATAATATTGTGGTGGCAGCGGGTGCAGAGAAGATGACGGACGTGGGTATGGATACGGCCACTGATGCACTTGCAGCAGCTGCTGACAGGGAATGGGAAGGCATAATGGGCGCCACATTTCCGGGATTGTATGCCATGATAGCAAAACTTCATATGCATACGTATGGCACTACTTCTGAGCAACTTGCAGCAGCCTCTGTGAAAAACCATCATAACGGTACCATGAATCCCATCGCCCAGTTCAAGAATGAAATAAGCATAGATACCGTGCTGAACTCAAATATGGTGGCAGACCCTCTGCATATGTTCGACTGTTCGCCAATATCGGATGGTGCGTCTGCTGTTGTGGTGGCAGCGGCTGATATTGCCAAAAAATATACTGATACACCGGTGTACGTGAAAGCTACAACCCAGGCCAGCGGAACTATCTCCCTGCATGACAGGGCAGATATCACTACACTGGATGCCACAGTGGCAGCAGGACAGAGAGCCTATAAAATGGCACGGATGACACCGGACGATATCGACATGGTAGAGGTTCATGACTGCTTTAGCATAGCTGAGATCTGTGCCATCGAAGACCTGGGATTTTTCAGGAAAGGGGATGGCGGCAGGGCCACCGAAGCAGGCGATACTGCTATTGGCGGGCGAATACCGGTGAATACATCAGGCGGCCTGAAAGCGTGCGGACACCCGGTCGGCGCCACAGGTATCAAGCAGGCTGTGGAAATTACCCAGCAATTGCGTGGAACTGCAGGCAAGCGCCAGGTGGACGGCGCCGAAGTTGGCATGACCCATAACGTGGGCGGTTCCGGCGGTACTGCTGTTGTGCATATACTTTCGAGGAACAGGTGA
- a CDS encoding circadian clock protein KaiC produces the protein MKHCPSGIAYLDEVLGGGLPKPSLILIAGTAGAGKTTFVLQSLSHAAENGETAVYMPITSQSFNKLMDYLRCYPFFSEKVLVRPIDRSTAEKDPLTTLLDMGNILASTNPDRLVINPLDTLGFGFPSHEKRRFAYSFDAMIQDWSAQTMVTGELNRPQLHQSILPHIADGIIFLDRELSGDRVVRKMEIMKWRGMGHNMNNTSSAHEFKINSKGISIFPKLDSTSAPRSVGQGRLSTGVKDLDDMMRGGIPEQSFIVVNGGAGAGKTIMGLQFMCAGLELGEHGIIVLFEEKQEQLMHEASRMGWDLDGFIKNGQLHIFYSNPNTILPDEHNLIIKSYVEELDAKRLFYDGVYNLESALPDALDLKNHIRLLIDFLKGRGVTTMLTNEVPELFSPEKMPGPGISSLADGIIMLYFLDHQNRYERAMSILKLRGTDHDRSARKYIIGDRGIEIVQKGFAVK, from the coding sequence ATGAAACACTGCCCCAGTGGTATTGCATATCTGGACGAAGTGCTGGGCGGTGGTCTGCCCAAACCCTCCCTGATACTCATCGCAGGGACTGCGGGAGCGGGAAAGACCACCTTTGTGCTTCAATCATTATCACATGCAGCAGAGAACGGGGAAACGGCAGTATATATGCCTATTACCTCCCAATCGTTCAACAAATTGATGGATTATCTCCGTTGTTATCCTTTTTTCAGTGAAAAAGTACTTGTCCGGCCCATAGACCGTTCTACAGCCGAAAAAGACCCGCTGACAACACTGCTCGATATGGGGAATATCCTTGCTTCCACGAATCCGGACCGGCTTGTAATAAATCCCCTTGATACCCTGGGATTTGGGTTTCCATCTCACGAAAAACGTCGTTTCGCCTACTCTTTTGATGCCATGATACAGGACTGGTCCGCCCAGACCATGGTCACAGGAGAGCTGAACCGGCCCCAGTTACACCAGTCCATACTCCCCCATATTGCCGATGGTATCATCTTTCTTGACAGGGAATTGAGCGGGGATAGAGTAGTCCGGAAGATGGAAATAATGAAATGGCGCGGGATGGGGCACAATATGAACAATACGTCTTCTGCGCATGAGTTCAAGATCAACTCAAAGGGCATATCCATATTCCCTAAACTGGATTCCACTTCCGCCCCCCGGTCGGTAGGCCAGGGAAGATTATCTACTGGTGTGAAAGACCTTGACGATATGATGCGGGGGGGCATTCCAGAGCAATCTTTTATCGTTGTCAATGGCGGTGCCGGTGCAGGCAAGACCATAATGGGGCTTCAATTTATGTGTGCAGGTCTTGAACTGGGCGAACACGGCATCATTGTGCTTTTTGAGGAGAAGCAGGAACAATTGATGCATGAGGCAAGCAGGATGGGATGGGACCTTGATGGATTTATCAAGAACGGGCAGCTACATATTTTCTATTCAAATCCTAACACTATCCTGCCTGACGAACATAACCTGATAATAAAATCCTATGTGGAGGAGTTGGATGCAAAGCGGTTGTTCTATGATGGTGTGTACAACCTTGAATCTGCACTGCCAGATGCACTCGACCTCAAGAACCATATCCGTCTGCTCATCGATTTCTTAAAAGGCAGGGGAGTCACGACAATGCTTACCAACGAAGTTCCAGAACTGTTCAGTCCGGAAAAGATGCCCGGACCGGGAATATCATCCCTTGCAGACGGCATCATCATGCTCTATTTCCTGGACCATCAAAACCGGTACGAACGTGCCATGTCTATCCTGAAACTGAGGGGCACCGACCATGACAGGTCTGCGCGGAAATATATTATCGGGGATAGAGGAATTGAGATAGTCCAGAAAGGATTTGCCGTGAAATAG
- a CDS encoding hydroxymethylglutaryl-CoA synthase produces MKVGIVSYGVYVPRYRIKLEEIAAVWGDDAQSIIGGLKVKEKSVPDLDEDAITIAVEAARNAINRGNIDASRLGAIYCGSESHPYAVKPTSTIVAAAVGAEPNLTAADFEFACKAGTAAIQACMGLVGAGMIDIGLAIGSDVSQGAPGDALEYTAAAGGAAYIIGSSDLAAVIEDTFSFTTDTPDFWRREGMPYPEHGGRFTGEPGYFKHVTSAASGLMDKLGTKPSDYDYAVFHQPNGKFPQNVAKTLGFTPEQIKTGLVVPRLGNTYSGSCMIGLAAILDQAVEGDRIFMTAFGSGAGSDAFSITVTDRIEEIRDAGPKVEKLLENPIYMNYASYAKHKGKIKV; encoded by the coding sequence ATGAAAGTAGGAATTGTCTCGTACGGTGTGTATGTCCCCAGATATCGCATTAAACTAGAAGAGATTGCAGCCGTTTGGGGAGATGATGCACAAAGTATTATCGGCGGATTGAAGGTAAAAGAAAAGTCGGTCCCAGATCTGGACGAGGATGCAATAACCATTGCAGTAGAGGCTGCACGCAATGCCATAAACAGGGGCAATATCGACGCTTCCAGGCTTGGAGCTATTTACTGCGGGTCTGAAAGTCACCCATACGCCGTGAAACCCACCAGCACCATTGTGGCAGCAGCTGTGGGAGCAGAACCCAACCTGACAGCCGCGGATTTTGAGTTCGCATGTAAAGCAGGTACAGCTGCCATTCAGGCCTGTATGGGTCTGGTCGGTGCAGGCATGATTGATATTGGACTGGCCATCGGTTCTGACGTCTCCCAGGGTGCGCCAGGGGATGCACTGGAATATACTGCAGCAGCAGGAGGGGCAGCTTATATCATAGGGAGCAGTGACCTGGCAGCCGTTATCGAGGATACTTTTTCATTCACAACCGATACTCCTGATTTCTGGAGAAGAGAAGGCATGCCCTACCCGGAACATGGAGGCAGGTTCACGGGAGAACCGGGTTATTTCAAGCATGTAACCTCTGCAGCATCCGGCCTGATGGATAAGCTCGGTACAAAACCTTCAGATTATGATTATGCAGTGTTCCACCAGCCTAATGGCAAATTCCCCCAAAATGTGGCAAAAACATTGGGATTCACTCCTGAACAGATTAAGACCGGACTGGTCGTTCCCAGATTGGGGAACACCTATTCCGGCTCATGTATGATAGGACTGGCTGCCATACTTGACCAGGCTGTGGAAGGAGACAGGATATTCATGACTGCATTTGGCTCTGGTGCCGGCAGTGATGCTTTCAGCATCACCGTTACCGACAGGATTGAAGAGATACGTGATGCCGGGCCGAAAGTTGAAAAACTGCTTGAGAATCCGATTTACATGAATTATGCCTCCTATGCCAAGCATAAAGGCAAAATAAAGGTGTGA